One region of Dokdonia sp. 4H-3-7-5 genomic DNA includes:
- a CDS encoding DUF4251 domain-containing protein: protein MKKYIIIIIIIPFLILAIACKTKQPMTQQELATASRVQELIDNRQIDITATWAYPLASNVLNQLAVNNGLGAGNSGSRINLLGNGNFLKIHNDSVSAYLPYYGERRMGGGYNSSNGVEFSGIPKSFEITKDKKTDRTEITFSISQDAETYEVFIEFFNTKKVQISVNSVQRTSIRYDGFMDLDAE from the coding sequence ATGAAAAAATACATCATCATCATCATCATCATCCCGTTTCTTATACTCGCAATCGCGTGTAAAACTAAGCAACCCATGACGCAGCAGGAGCTCGCAACCGCAAGCCGTGTGCAAGAATTAATAGACAATCGCCAGATTGATATTACAGCAACCTGGGCATACCCACTGGCAAGTAATGTGCTCAACCAACTAGCAGTAAATAATGGGCTAGGGGCTGGTAACAGCGGCAGCCGCATCAATTTACTGGGTAACGGTAACTTTCTCAAAATACATAATGATAGCGTGAGCGCTTATTTACCGTATTATGGCGAGCGCAGGATGGGCGGTGGCTACAACTCATCAAATGGTGTGGAATTTTCTGGAATTCCAAAATCCTTTGAAATTACCAAAGACAAAAAAACAGATCGTACAGAAATAACATTTTCTATATCTCAAGATGCTGAAACCTATGAGGTATTTATAGAATTTTTTAATACCAAGAAAGTACAGATTTCTGTAAACAGCGTGCAGCGCACAAGCATTCGCTATGATGGATTTATGGATTTAGATGCTGAATAA
- a CDS encoding multidrug effflux MFS transporter, with protein sequence MQKTKGSQIEFIALMAALMSVTALSIDALLPALDIIGVAIQTKTPADNQLLISMIFLGLGLGPLVFGPLADAKGRKSSVYFGFTVFIIASFLCMYTRSFEVMILGRILQGIGLSAPRTICIAIIRDLYEGDYMARIMSFVTVVFLLVPIIAPAMGKVILDTWNWQAIFLVQVIISLFVMLWFWRRQKETLKPANRIPFSMKRISKGFRETIKYKRTMGFTIIQGFIVGSFIVYISASQQIFQNQYGLVDEFPYIFAGLASAIGAAILLNANFVVRFGMEKIVTGSLIGFLAVSLLYLILFNNILHPPVYVLIGFFAMQFFCIGFMFGNLRALAMEPVGHIAGIGAAITGLISTLMAVPISTFIGRFIEETTLPLFIGFSSCAAISLCILFWIKKKAPRIVVLKP encoded by the coding sequence ATGCAAAAAACGAAAGGATCACAAATAGAATTTATCGCACTTATGGCGGCTTTAATGTCTGTCACCGCACTATCTATTGATGCCCTACTTCCAGCACTTGATATTATAGGTGTTGCTATACAGACCAAAACTCCAGCCGATAATCAGCTACTCATAAGCATGATTTTCTTAGGTCTAGGCCTGGGACCACTCGTCTTTGGACCACTAGCCGATGCTAAAGGTAGAAAATCTTCTGTTTACTTTGGGTTTACCGTCTTTATAATCGCTTCATTTTTATGTATGTACACACGTAGTTTTGAAGTAATGATATTAGGAAGGATATTACAGGGAATCGGACTTTCGGCGCCGCGTACGATCTGTATTGCGATTATAAGAGACCTTTATGAGGGCGACTACATGGCGCGTATTATGTCTTTTGTCACAGTAGTTTTTTTACTTGTTCCTATAATCGCTCCCGCTATGGGTAAAGTGATTCTGGATACCTGGAACTGGCAAGCGATTTTCTTAGTACAGGTAATAATAAGCCTCTTTGTAATGCTGTGGTTCTGGAGGCGCCAAAAGGAAACACTCAAACCAGCAAATAGAATTCCGTTTTCTATGAAGCGTATCTCAAAGGGATTCCGCGAAACCATAAAATACAAGCGTACCATGGGATTCACGATTATACAAGGCTTTATTGTTGGTTCGTTTATTGTGTACATTAGTGCTAGTCAGCAAATTTTCCAAAATCAATATGGTCTCGTAGATGAGTTTCCTTACATTTTTGCCGGACTTGCCTCGGCTATAGGCGCTGCTATCTTACTTAATGCCAACTTTGTCGTGCGTTTTGGGATGGAAAAAATAGTCACCGGTTCACTCATAGGTTTCCTTGCCGTGTCCTTATTATATCTAATTCTGTTTAACAATATACTACATCCTCCAGTGTATGTGCTTATAGGGTTCTTTGCAATGCAGTTTTTCTGTATTGGTTTTATGTTTGGAAATCTTAGAGCGCTAGCGATGGAGCCTGTAGGCCACATTGCTGGTATAGGAGCGGCAATCACGGGTCTTATCTCTACACTCATGGCGGTGCCCATCAGTACATTTATAGGTCGTTTTATTGAGGAAACCACGCTCCCACTCTTCATTGGTTTTTCTTCGTGTGCTGCAATATCACTCTGTATTCTATTCTGGATAAAGAAAAAGGCTCCAAGAATAGTTGTCTTGAAGCCTTAA
- a CDS encoding nucleoside deaminase has translation MSYQSSFMKQAIALAREGKDTDGGGAFGAVIVRSGQVIAACHNLVGGSQDPTQHAELRCIQLACKALGTKDLSDCDLYTSCVPCMMCLGAARWARFENIYYGASAAMAKDAGFIYSDMFYARDIEARDQEFNMQQFLGEEAAAVWNE, from the coding sequence ATGAGTTATCAATCATCTTTTATGAAGCAAGCCATTGCGCTAGCTCGTGAAGGTAAAGATACAGACGGTGGCGGCGCTTTTGGCGCCGTCATTGTTCGTTCAGGGCAGGTCATTGCGGCTTGTCATAATCTCGTGGGAGGTTCGCAAGACCCTACGCAGCATGCAGAGTTACGTTGTATTCAACTAGCTTGTAAAGCACTGGGTACAAAAGATCTTTCAGATTGTGATTTGTATACGAGTTGCGTTCCCTGCATGATGTGTTTAGGCGCAGCGAGATGGGCTCGATTTGAGAATATCTATTACGGAGCTTCTGCTGCGATGGCAAAAGATGCTGGCTTTATCTATAGCGATATGTTTTACGCTAGAGATATTGAGGCACGTGATCAAGAGTTTAACATGCAACAGTTTCTTGGAGAAGAGGCAGCTGCGGTTTGGAACGAGTAA